The Betta splendens chromosome 4, fBetSpl5.4, whole genome shotgun sequence genome contains a region encoding:
- the LOC114853478 gene encoding receptor activity-modifying protein 3-like, translating to MDTNELAPLKLCIVGILVSTWVMRGLSATDSLNIEPTPPRPRKTCNESHLQWEVEDCGEDFKQRMAHIDRQNYCNLTYFISEYHFFTLCTEMKSQIFNCYWPNPLVERYIIHIHKHFFSNCTIDEVVWRDPPDNTLILLILVPVFLTLAMIAVVVWCSKRGDILA from the exons tcaGCACCTGGGTGATGAGGGGGTTGTCAG CCACTGACAGTTTAAACATAGAGCCCACTCCCCCCCGACCGAGGAAAACCTGCAATGAGTCCCATCTgcagtgggaggtggaggactGTGGAGAGGACTTCAAGCAGCGAATGGCTCACATCGACCGACAGAACTATTGTAACCTCACGTACTTCATCAG CGAGTACCACTTCTTCACCCTCTGCACTGAGATGAAGTCCCAGATCTTCAACTGCTACTGGCCCAACCCCCTGGTGGAGAGATACATCATCCACATACACAAGCACTTCTTCTCCAACTGCACCATCGACGAGGTCGTGTGGCGGGACCCGCCCGACAACACGCTCATCCTGCTCATCCTGGTGCCCGTGTTCCTCACGCTGGCCATGATCGCCGTGGTGGTGTGGTGCAGCAAGAGGGGCGACATCCTGGcctga